A part of Ziziphus jujuba cultivar Dongzao chromosome 8, ASM3175591v1 genomic DNA contains:
- the LOC107413796 gene encoding uncharacterized protein LOC107413796, which translates to MGLWTLLEGCLLLANALAILNEDRFLAPRGWSFSEFSGGKTKSFKGQLIGLIYATQYLRVPLILLNSVFIVVKLVSG; encoded by the coding sequence ATGGGTTTGTGGACACTACTTGAGGGCTGCCTGCTTCTTGCAAATGCACTAGCAATATTAAATGAGGATCGCTTCCTTGCTCCTAGGGGGTGGAGCTTCTCGGAATTCTCAGGGGGCAAGACAAAGTCGTTCAAGGGACAGCTTATAGGTCTCATTTATGCAACCCAATACTTGAGAGTTCCTCTCATACTGCTGAACTCAGTCTTCATTGTGGTAAAGTTGGTGTCCGGATGA